In Candidatus Cloacimonadota bacterium, a single window of DNA contains:
- a CDS encoding ATP-binding protein — translation MQYYHRLIETEIKKQLAKPEAIFILGARQVGKTSLMKHLMSELTPEEILYMDLENPENLTLINAGINEFLNFLQYKNSKHENKKYIFIDEIQYAADFSSLIKYMVDHYSDKYKFILSGSSSLQIRKQFQESLVGRKIIFELYPLNFTEFCRFKEEDHIADILIGIDSFKLATDPLRFARNKVQNIWQEFLIFGGFPKAVLQNEKKDKIRVLQDIVNSYIFKDIRHIFNLEKVDQFNHLIKLLAVFTGKQLNFSQLATESRLHKQSLEHYINALESGYIIKLIKPFHRNLSSELRKTPKCYFIDNGLRNCLINNFTDTEFRTDRGEILENYIFSQLIKRTDINTKLNYWRTKNKQEIDFIWQKENQLFALESKWNQIAGKNLKKFVSSYKQAETFTISFSQELDMEKHIIPGYLI, via the coding sequence ATGCAATACTATCATAGATTAATCGAGACGGAAATTAAAAAACAATTAGCTAAGCCGGAAGCGATTTTTATTTTAGGAGCCAGACAAGTAGGTAAAACCTCATTGATGAAGCATTTGATGAGTGAATTAACACCAGAAGAAATATTATATATGGATTTGGAAAATCCAGAAAACTTAACTCTGATTAATGCTGGGATCAATGAATTTTTAAATTTTTTGCAGTATAAAAATTCCAAACATGAGAATAAAAAATATATTTTTATCGATGAAATTCAATATGCTGCTGATTTCTCAAGTTTGATCAAATACATGGTTGATCACTATTCAGACAAATATAAATTTATTCTCAGTGGATCATCCTCTCTGCAGATCAGAAAGCAATTTCAAGAATCTTTAGTTGGCAGGAAAATAATTTTCGAGTTATATCCGCTAAATTTTACTGAATTCTGCCGTTTCAAAGAGGAAGATCATATTGCAGACATTTTAATTGGTATTGATTCATTTAAATTGGCAACAGATCCTTTACGTTTTGCCAGGAACAAGGTTCAAAATATCTGGCAGGAATTTCTTATTTTCGGAGGTTTTCCTAAAGCAGTCCTGCAAAATGAAAAAAAAGATAAAATCAGAGTTTTGCAAGATATAGTTAACTCATACATATTTAAAGACATCAGGCATATATTCAATTTAGAAAAAGTAGATCAATTTAATCATCTCATCAAACTTCTGGCTGTGTTTACCGGCAAGCAGTTGAATTTTTCGCAACTGGCAACAGAATCAAGATTACACAAACAATCTTTAGAACATTATATCAATGCTCTTGAATCAGGTTATATAATTAAACTTATAAAACCATTTCATAGAAATCTTTCTTCTGAATTAAGAAAAACACCTAAGTGCTATTTTATTGATAATGGCTTACGCAATTGTTTGATCAATAATTTTACCGACACTGAATTTAGAACTGATAGAGGTGAGATTTTGGAAAATTATATTTTCTCACAACTCATCAAGAGAACTGATATCAATACAAAGTTGAATTATTGGCGGACAAAAAATAAACAGGAAATTGATTTCATCTGGCAGAAAGAGAATCAGCTTTTCGCCTTGGAATCAAAATGGAATCAGATCGCTGGTAAAAACTTGAAAAAATTTGTTAGTTCCTACAAGCAAGCAGAAACTTTTACAATTTCATTTTCACAGGAATTAGATATGGAAAAACATATTATACCGGGATATTTGATTTAG
- a CDS encoding T9SS type A sorting domain-containing protein, with the protein MKIFLIIPIVFCWFINLFADGVQPIGSGTEADPYQVEILDNLLWISTNSDSWGCNFVQIADIDASDTQNWNNNEGFIPIGNETIFFTGSYDGEEHKILNLNINRPDSDYQGFFGYVSDAEIKRLSLFDIAITGRDYVGGLTGYNPHAEISFCSCIGTITGNYAVGGIAGWNNFTDLNSCYTSGVIEGSFQVGGLLGANFFDTIITNCFSFANVIGDDCVGGLTGQNGYSQIKNCYSIGTVTANSRFGGLIGWCYNSNIENSFWNVETSGQTTSSGGGIGLTTTEMQQLSTYVDSGWDFVDNPPPDIANNDYWNMDGINNDYYPFLSWQEFSSPLAAYFTTDVVCTDQNSVVHFYDLSTGNPTSWNWDFHNDGTIDSYEQNPFWCYDETGTYSISLTIEDQSNFSFSGKTDYIIVIPNILPEGNGTEDDPYLINTLGNLVWLTYHPEHWDKHYVQTADIDASATHNWFEGAGFSAIGKEYDESFNGVYDGQNHIIDEILVYQPDTWFQGLFGFLLNATVKNLGVTNVNVTGTDYCGGLAGRSQTSFVTNCYSSGNVNGENSIGGLIGHNHMDASLTKSYSTANVNGSRAGVLVGYNQWSSTISNCFSFGNVSGFDSVGGLVGYCGGSSTHNSYIDKCFSVSSINGSGDYIGGLVGCDNYGGITTNSFWDIEISGITISAGGTGKTTIEMKDVATYTSLVTTGLDEPWDFVGNPYDDIGMEDIWNIETSQNDGYPFLCDLIVETSPDEIIPSHPICGLTNFPNPFNPTTEIRFQISDFRQIDNAEITIYNLKGQQIKEFRHTELVEVCGTPNSYSVVWKGDDNNNQPVASGIYFYKLKAGNFEQTKKCLLLK; encoded by the coding sequence GTGAAAATTTTTCTAATAATTCCAATTGTTTTTTGCTGGTTTATCAACTTATTTGCCGATGGAGTCCAACCCATTGGCTCTGGAACAGAAGCAGATCCTTATCAAGTGGAAATTTTAGACAACCTTTTATGGATAAGTACGAACTCCGATTCCTGGGGTTGTAATTTTGTGCAAATTGCTGATATTGATGCGTCCGATACACAAAATTGGAACAACAATGAAGGCTTTATTCCAATTGGAAATGAAACGATATTTTTCACAGGTAGCTATGATGGAGAAGAACATAAAATTTTAAATTTAAATATAAACCGTCCGGATTCAGATTATCAAGGTTTTTTCGGTTATGTTTCTGATGCAGAAATAAAAAGATTAAGTTTGTTTGATATTGCGATTACTGGTCGTGATTATGTTGGCGGTTTAACAGGTTATAATCCTCATGCAGAAATAAGTTTCTGCTCTTGCATTGGTACAATAACAGGTAATTATGCTGTCGGTGGAATAGCTGGATGGAATAATTTTACCGATTTGAATTCTTGTTATACTAGTGGAGTTATCGAAGGAAGTTTTCAAGTTGGTGGATTGCTTGGTGCAAACTTTTTTGATACAATAATAACCAATTGTTTTAGTTTTGCCAATGTTATTGGAGACGATTGTGTTGGTGGTTTAACTGGCCAAAATGGATATTCCCAAATTAAAAATTGTTACAGCATTGGAACCGTGACGGCAAATTCAAGATTTGGTGGTTTGATCGGCTGGTGTTACAATTCCAATATCGAAAATTCATTCTGGAATGTTGAAACTTCAGGACAAACAACCAGCAGCGGAGGTGGAATTGGATTAACGACTACTGAAATGCAGCAGCTTTCAACTTATGTTGATTCTGGCTGGGATTTCGTCGATAATCCACCGCCAGATATCGCCAATAATGATTATTGGAATATGGATGGAATAAATAATGACTACTATCCTTTTTTGAGCTGGCAGGAATTTTCATCTCCTCTTGCAGCATATTTTACCACAGATGTTGTGTGTACGGATCAAAATTCAGTAGTTCATTTTTATGATCTTTCAACCGGAAATCCAACCAGTTGGAATTGGGATTTTCATAATGATGGGACTATAGATTCTTACGAACAAAATCCATTCTGGTGTTATGATGAAACTGGAACTTATTCAATTTCGTTAACTATAGAAGATCAAAGCAATTTTTCCTTTTCTGGTAAAACCGATTATATAATTGTGATACCAAATATTTTACCAGAAGGAAATGGAACAGAAGATGATCCTTATCTGATTAATACTCTGGGTAATTTGGTCTGGCTAACTTACCATCCCGAACATTGGGACAAACATTATGTTCAAACTGCCGACATTGATGCATCTGCAACTCACAACTGGTTTGAAGGTGCCGGATTTTCTGCAATTGGCAAGGAATATGATGAAAGTTTTAACGGAGTTTATGATGGTCAAAATCACATTATTGATGAAATTTTAGTATATCAACCCGATACCTGGTTTCAAGGTTTATTTGGTTTTTTGTTGAACGCTACTGTTAAAAATCTGGGAGTTACAAATGTAAACGTTACAGGTACTGATTATTGTGGTGGTTTGGCAGGAAGATCTCAAACTTCATTCGTAACAAACTGCTACAGTTCTGGTAATGTGAATGGAGAAAACAGTATAGGAGGATTGATTGGTCATAATCACATGGATGCTTCACTCACCAAGAGTTACAGCACTGCGAATGTGAATGGCTCAAGAGCTGGTGTTTTAGTTGGTTATAATCAATGGAGTTCAACTATTTCAAATTGTTTCAGTTTTGGAAATGTTTCAGGATTTGACAGCGTGGGTGGTCTGGTAGGATATTGCGGAGGTTCATCGACCCACAATTCCTATATTGATAAATGCTTTAGCGTAAGTTCTATAAATGGATCTGGTGATTATATTGGTGGTCTGGTCGGTTGTGACAATTATGGTGGAATTACTACAAATTCTTTCTGGGATATTGAGATTTCCGGAATCACTATCAGTGCTGGTGGAACTGGGAAAACAACTATCGAAATGAAAGATGTAGCAACTTACACTTCGCTTGTAACAACAGGTTTGGATGAACCTTGGGATTTTGTAGGTAATCCCTACGACGATATTGGTATGGAAGATATTTGGAATATTGAAACTTCCCAGAATGATGGATATCCATTTTTATGTGATCTAATTGTAGAAACAAGTCCAGATGAGATTATTCCATCGCATCCCATTTGTGGATTAACCAACTTCCCCAATCCCTTCAATCCAACCACAGAAATCAGATTTCAGATTTCAGACTTCAGACAAATTGATAATGCAGAAATTACAATTTATAATCTGAAAGGACAGCAGATAAAAGAATTCCGTCATACTGAGCTTGTCGAAGTATGTGGCACACCAAATAGTTATTCCGTTGTTTGGAAAGGAGATGACAACAACAACCAACCCGTTGCATCGGGTATATATTTTTACAAATTAAAAGCTGGCAATTTTGAGCAGACAAAGAAGTGTTTGCTTTTGAAATAG
- a CDS encoding sigma-70 family RNA polymerase sigma factor, whose amino-acid sequence MKRKDVQLIEDYRSGNLDAFNIFYNRYKDVLYTFLYNRSRKDANDLFQETFKKFIDAVSKRKINNPKSYLFQIGINLVRKQSRKAKVISLSDEFDLPDENEEKEEIVNEKDLQLSLAKLADKKPLFYDVLNLHIFGKMTFAEIGKIIQESSNTIASRYRYAIHYLKQYLQEEADLKQEVNYVQR is encoded by the coding sequence ATGAAGCGGAAAGATGTGCAGTTGATCGAAGATTATAGAAGTGGAAATCTGGATGCCTTCAATATATTTTACAACAGATATAAAGATGTACTTTACACATTTCTGTATAATCGCAGCAGAAAGGATGCTAACGATCTTTTCCAGGAAACTTTCAAAAAATTTATCGATGCAGTTTCCAAGCGAAAAATTAATAATCCCAAATCTTATCTTTTTCAGATTGGAATAAATTTAGTTCGCAAGCAGAGCAGGAAAGCAAAAGTGATCTCTTTAAGCGATGAATTTGACCTTCCAGATGAAAATGAAGAAAAAGAAGAGATCGTGAATGAAAAGGACTTGCAGCTTTCACTGGCAAAACTGGCAGATAAGAAGCCATTGTTCTACGATGTTCTCAATCTGCATATTTTCGGGAAGATGACGTTTGCCGAAATCGGCAAGATCATTCAAGAAAGCAGCAATACGATCGCATCGCGCTATCGTTATGCTATTCATTATCTGAAGCAATATCTGCAGGAAGAAGCCGACTTGAAGCAGGAGGTAAATTATGTTCAAAGATGA